TCCTCCAAAAAGCCCGCAATATCTCCCCTGCCTTCTACCACTCAACCAACATCTGGTGTTTCAGCTGCCTCTACCCTTCCTTCTGGTTCAGATGAAGGTCTTCAAGCCTTGGAGTCTTTAGTAGCACCAAAAGTGGCTCCCACTGAAACAACAGCATCCTTGCCAAATTTGACCACCAGTTTCACCCctacgcctccttcaacctcggTCTCTCCTACTCTTCAGGTTCCTTCTAAGTCTCCTTTGCCACCTTTGAATTCTAACCCTGATCAGGTTATAGATACAGATACAGACACTGATTCGTGCCAGCAGTCACAGCAGTCAGAGAATCCAGTCCTGGAGGTGAAGGAGCAGGGTTCTGCCACACTAGAAAAGGAGCTCCGTCATAGCCGAACTAGAAAGCCCAAAGGGCTGGAAATTGCTCCCACTCTGCTAATTACTGGCAGTGACCCAAGTCCATTGGGAATAATAAGCCCTTCTCTCCCTACTGCTTCTCTTACACCAGCACTTTTCTCACAGGTAATTCTGTCTCCTATTAACTGTTTTAATGAAAACCTGTATGTGTACAGaacatggggaaaaaatctgcTGATTGGTGCCCTCTTGAAGAAGACTGATGAATATTTTTGAAAATTGAGAGCAAAATAGAAGATGAATTGAAATCTAATCTAAAGCCTAAATTTGCTTTAACTTTAGAGGGAGGCAGGATGAAAGTCCTTTGAGAAATCCAAGCTCCTTATTTATTCTCAATAAAGGCCACAGGTCAGAATCTTAGTTGGTCTTTATGTTAATGGAAGAAGACAGTCAGACAGTCTCCAAGGTGGTGGATCTGCCCACACCCTCACATCCTGCACACCATCAGTATCTGGTCCAGAGGGGTAGAAAAGCCTCCAGAGTAGACCTTTCCCTGCTTCAGAAGGCTGAAAAGGAGAGAGTCCAGCTGTTGAGTGGAGGAAATAAgtttttctgagatctgcagatGGACTTTTCTGTCAACCCAATGCCCCATTAAACTCCTGGCCTTATTGGGTTGCATCTTCATGCAAGTGTGTGCAAATTGGCTGGTGGACACAGGTTTCTCTATGCCCTCTCCTACAGCAGTCATTACAGTGCTCTGAAAATTCTACATAGAGAGTTAGGGGACCACAGCTGTGCTATAGTGGCAGGGGAGAGGAGCAGTCCCTGAAAATTGGACAGAGGTGGCTTCAGTAAATTGGAGCCCTTCCATTCATAGAAGACAGATCCTTTGGTCCAATCCATTGCTCATAGTTCCTTAACTGTAATTAAATGATTATGATTACTTAGGATGTCAGGACCTTACCCATGTGAAAGGGCAATTCATCTTGTCTTATCTGGCCAAAGTTAATTGTTAGGTATGCAACAACAATAAGGCATAATCTGAATCTCTGCTTATCGCAGGCTCTTAAAGATCAGTTTAAAGCTTAGGTTCATATCAAAGATTAAAACAGAAACTACATATTGTTGCTGCAAACATTTTGGTTCAGTCCCCACTGCACACAAGAGAGAATGGAGATGGGATACATGCAATTTCCCAACCTGTTTCCAAGTAAGTAGTTGGACGCATTAAGGGAACGTTGTTCCTAGGAGAATTAATAGCAGCTTTGAGGAGGTTGTGTAAAATATAATGTGGCAATGTGCTCCACAAGCACTGTTTCCTTTCCTGATGTAGGCCTTAGAATCTAATAATTTAAGAGCAAATAATAGCCATGCAgagccacttccagttttgagcTATATTTTTTTCAACATAATGTAAAATTTGTCCAGTTTTATTTTAAGACCAGCTTTTTGAGGCGTAGCTTCAGTAAATTCTCAATTAAAGAGAGCCTTTCTAGGCCACTGTTTCCATAATAAGCTTTCAGGTGCCATAAGATTCTTAGATGGAAGACCATCTAAATTCTGTATTTCCCCTTGTTGCATTTGGTGGCTTCTGATAATTCTCTAAAGTCTGTTTCTATAGTATGTAGAATAAAGGGGTCTAGGACATTTCAGGATCTATATGTCTTTGTGGACTGTGGCTATAGTAGGAGATTATTCTTTTTGTTTGCAGCATGAACAAAATGTCGATTTTAGAAATGCAAATATTTGTTGGAAATCTATTCTCTCAAGTTCTGTATTGCTGACATTAGTTGAAAGCTTCGTAATGTTGGTTATTTTCATTCTTGACAAGCTCCATTTGGTTGTCTGAGTCCATTTGAGTTGTGCTGATACAAATACTTCTTAGGTATGTTGAGGTTAGTAGAAGCTTTACATAATGAATGATCTCAGAAACGGgcttttttatattgttctgtatGTCTTGCAGACACCTATTTGGCTGACTCCAAGCCCCTTGCTGTCCAGTATCCATTTCTGGAGCACTCTTAGTCCAGTTGCTCCTCTCAGTCCAGCAAGACTGCAAGGTGCTAATACCCTGTTCCAGGTAAGTGCTGGAAAAGAATGGCAGAGGGTTATGGTAAAGAGCCTACAGGACCTTTTGAAAATATGATAGAATATGCTTATAGATGTgtgtttttggattataactcaaGAGAATTCCACACAAATACACTCAACTCGAGTTATTACTTATTGTTTCCTTTGAATCATGAACTGTTGTATTCACTGAAAAATTCTCCGTGATTTGGATGACTGTTCAAACTGTTTGGAGAACCAGAAATACGGCACAGACTTCTTTCCCACTTCTTGAACATGATCTTTTGCTTTCCATTCTACACATAATATAGAGCATAGATATTCTGACATCTGAATAAAAAATGCAAGTACTTCCTGTACAGTAAATCATAACTGCAAATCATTGTTTGTGATATATATCCAGGTTTGGGTAGGAAGGCTAACAATAATCTGCATAATTAAGATCTGAAGGTTCCCTGGGTCTCTTTCAGGATTTCCTCAAAGCTTTCCAACTCATAATGGACTTGAAAGTGACATCTGTCTTTGTTGTAATGAAAATTATTTAATAAAACATGAACATTAACAGAGTAGTTTCTCTGTGATCTATCACACATAATTTTGTCAGTAGGTGAAGCCCAAGTGTGTTGGGCTTGTCAGATAAGCAGTAATTGTGCACTTTGACATAATAGCCTCACAATGTATTCCAGGTGAAGGAGTTATTTTAACAATGGGTTAAGAATACAGTAGAGTTCTGTGCAGACTTCCCAAATGCAGGGTTATGCTAAATGCTCGTGTAATCTGCATTTTGGAAGCTTATATCAGCATTTGCCACAGGTTAAATCAACttgctagttccaactagagtagacccattggccagaatccttttgctaATTTACAGTTGGATAAGGGAACTTGCATAATtcttagtggcaaattgctgATCATTAATGAGGCAGTGCTTGCAGCTTACAAACTTTATAcaagaataaaaataagtaagACCAAATTCAAgtataaaatcttaaaatcaagCTCACTAtataaaacattgaaatgcattaaaatgcattaaaaccattaaaatcaaaaaGGTTACCATTAAAAACAGCGCAGTAGGGCAGGATGAACATGTCAGTCTAAGAAGATGTGTTTTTACTCTTTTCTTAAAATGATTCATAGAGGAAACTGATCACAGCTGCAAAAGGAATGAATTCCACCGTCTTGGAGTTACATAGAAGGAACCCCTCTTCTGTGTGATTGTTAGATGGGCCTCTGAAATTGTTGGTGTTTTTAAGACGgtctctcctgaagatcttaatgtCTGGACAGGCTCATATAAATAATAGGCAGAGCCTTAATTAGCCAGGCCACAAAGCCATTTAGGACGTcaaaggttaaaaccaacacagTGAATGGGGCCCAGTAAGTAATTGGTAACCAGTGCAGGTTTtcagcattgggggggggtgtcatatGATCACAATACCATGCAACATAGACATCAAGTTCAATGTATATCTTTTTGGACCTTTGGTTGTGTCTTATTGAAATGTATGTAtagatttttagtttttttgtttgttagttctTATCTCATTTTAAAGTGGTCTTTAGAAAAcatcttttaaatgaaaaaaattggggaaaatgAAGTATTGTTAAGGTTTGGTAACTTCCATCTTTGCTTTATTAGGCCACTTAACAAtataaatacagtcgtgccccgctggacgattaccccgctctacgatgaatccacattacgttgactttttgcgatcgcttttgcgatcacaaaacgatggtttaaatggggtaaTTTCACTTAGcaacaattggttccctgcttcgggaactgattttcgggtttcaaaatggctgcgggctgaagaaaatggctccctgctgttttctaggaccgattcctcactttacaggcaccgaaaatggctgccaaatggaggatcttcactggacgagcaggtattcagctcattggaacgcattgaacggttttcagtgcatttcagtgggttgtttcgtttcatttgacgatgttttcgctctacagcgatttcgctggaatgaattaccatcgtcaagtgaggcaccactgtactaagctgCAAGACAAAACTGTTTCCTTCTTATAATTTGTCATGTGATATTTTTGGTCAATATTTTGCTCTGCAGAAGCTCAGACAAAGTACCCTCAAGATCTTTAGAATTGCTTGGTGCCTTTTAGTGAATATCCAGCAGAAATTGTTTCAAAAAGTAAACAAGAATACATGCATTGCTTTTACATAACTGCAGCCTTAACACCTGTTTCTGTTTTTACAGTTTCCATCGGTGCTGAATACTCATGGACCATTTACTGTGTCAGGAATGGATGGGCCCTCTACTCCTGGGCCTTTCTCCCCAGACTTGCAGAAGACATAGTGTATGACGTTCTGAGAAGAAGACGGATTAAGAAATAAGAAGAAGTGTCATTAAAAAGAAGTGATGTAACCCagtttttaaggagtggtttgtaATTCCACAGAGGCAATATAATCTGACTTGATTTTTGCCATTCCTCGCTCAGATGCCTTTGCAAAAAAATCCCTTCAAGGCATAAGGGAATTTGTTCAGAAATGCCTTAATTGGAGACTGCTCTCCATAGTCTCTCCTCTCCCTTGCTGGTTTTGGCATAAGAAGCTTTTTGTTAGTAAAGGGAatctaattttctggaaatgcTACGATTGAATCTGCAGTAATGGATATGACTGACACAACGTCCCTTTCGATGGATTACTGTCCATGCCTCcaccttttgttttttattcttaatCATTACTGGAAGCTGCCATTCCAAGAAATACttggaaaatgtttttctttaagtTTTCTTTTAATCTAATACAGGAATATAGCAAGAAAACTGTATGTCTCTGTAAGGAGAAACTTTATATGTGCATATTATGGTAGCATAGAAGAGAATTGagagccagcatggtgtagtggggTGAACGTCAGAATAGGATTCAAGAAACCTGAGTTTGAGTCCTTGGCTCGGCTgtggaaagtcactgggggatggatggcaatggtaaaaccagtccttaaacatctcacatactctgGATACCCTGTATTAGATTAAAATCTTACCTGTTGGGGTTGCCACAAGTAAGATGTGAGTTGCTGTCAGATAACAGAAAAGAATGAGGCAGTCTTTTGAAGTAATTGATTATCAATATAGATATTTTAGCTATATATCATTCAGCAAAAATGTCATTTGATTTCCCAAGAACCTTGTGCTGTTCTGTAAGATTGGACAATACAGAGATGAACTGGTTGTAGAACTGAATTGCTTTAATcttgtataaatatttgaaagctTTAAGTGAAAGATTATTAGTTAGAAAAAAAGTTCCCCTGAAATCTAATAGAGAAGAACTTTAATGAGCAAACAATGGTAATTGAGGAACCTTGTAGTGGCTGTGTTATGACATTGGATGTACTGGGTGTGACATTGTCGTGCTGCTTGATTATGTTTTGTGGGAAGTAAGTGTTTATATTTtagtctttccccctcccccaacaagTGAGATATCCAAAGAAGATGCCTTTCAGGGCCCAGGGTGTCTTTGATTATCCATTTCTTTTAGTCTAAGTGAGAACTGAACTAACTGTTTGAATGTGTAGATGCTCCTGACATATCGTGTAACGGCTAGGAAGTATTGCCATTGATGAAGAAAGCATGAGTGGAAAAGGCAGGTTGGCTTCAGCTACTTGAAGTCTGAAAGAGCTAAAATCATATTTCAGGCTGCATTTCACTTTGTGGTAGCACTGAATGATCTCTTCAACATAATATAGCAATTCTGTTAGTCTTTGGAAATCGTTGGCTTTG
This sequence is a window from Pogona vitticeps strain Pit_001003342236 chromosome 4, PviZW2.1, whole genome shotgun sequence. Protein-coding genes within it:
- the ELK4 gene encoding ETS domain-containing protein Elk-4, with product MDSAITLWQFLLQLLQEPRNKGIISWTSNDGEFKLLQAEEVARLWGIRKNKPSMNYDKLSRALRYYYVKNIIKKVNGQKFVYKFVSYPEILNMDPLSVGRTEGDDETQAHFTDATSSAKDSESGGKEKHQSCAKSSSRNDYIHSGLYSSFTLNSLNSSSCIKLFKPIKMENPIEKLAEKKTSQDPTPSVIKFVTVSSKKPAISPLPSTTQPTSGVSAASTLPSGSDEGLQALESLVAPKVAPTETTASLPNLTTSFTPTPPSTSVSPTLQVPSKSPLPPLNSNPDQVIDTDTDTDSCQQSQQSENPVLEVKEQGSATLEKELRHSRTRKPKGLEIAPTLLITGSDPSPLGIISPSLPTASLTPALFSQTPIWLTPSPLLSSIHFWSTLSPVAPLSPARLQGANTLFQFPSVLNTHGPFTVSGMDGPSTPGPFSPDLQKT